The genomic window AGCTTTAAAAAGACATTTGGAATTTTACAATACACATCCTTATGTATCTGCACCAGTCATGGGGGTTACATTAGCATTAGAAGAAGAACGTGCAAATGGAGCTGAAATTAATGACCAGGCAATTCAAGGTGTTAAGGTTGGGATGATGGGACCTTTAGCTGGTGTCGGAGATCCAGTTTTCTGGTTTACATTAAGACCAATTTTAGGAGCATTAGGTGCTTCTCTCGCATTGAGTGGAAGTATTGTTGGTCCATTGTTATTCTTCTTTGCATGGAATATTATTCGTATGGCCTTTATCTGGTATACACAAGAATTTGGTTATAAAGTAGGAACATCTATTGCGCAGGATTTATCTGGTGGTTTATTAGGAAAAATCACTCAAGGTGCGTCAATTCTTGGGATGTTCATTATTGGTGCATTGGTTCAACGTTGGGTAAGTATTTCATTTACACCAGTTGTTTCTCGTGTTGTACAATCTGATGGTGCGTTTATTGATTGGAGTAAAATTCAAGCAGGAGCAGATGGTATTAAATCAGCATTGGAACAATTTGCAACTTTAGGAGCGAATGGATTAAATGTTGAGAAAGTTACAACATTACAACAAAACTTAGATCAATTGATTCCTGGTTTAGCAGCATTATTATTAACTTTATTATGCTGCTGGTTATTGAAGAAAAAAGTTTCACCAATTGTGATTATTGTTGCATTATTTATTGTTGGTGTGCTGGCACGTCTTGTTGGTATTATGTAATAAAAAAGTTTGGTTAAATTGATGGAGGACATATATGGTACAATCATTAAATACAAAAGTTGATTTCACAATTGAAGCAACCTCATATCTTGGCATTGCGAGTTATGGTAAAGTCATTGTAGGAGATAAAGCATTTGAATTTTATAATGAGAAAAATATGCGAGATTATATCCAGATTCCGTGGGAAGAAGTTGACTATATTATGGCCTCTGTCATGTTTAAAGGAAAATGGATTCCCCGTTTTGCAATCGTAACAAAAAATAACGGTCGATTTACATTTTCAACACGGAATAATAAAGCGTTGTTACGCTCGGTTAATCATTATATAGAATCTGAACGTTTAGTCCGCTCGCTGAGTTTCTTTCAGGTTATTCAAAGAGGAATCAAAAACATATTTATGCGAAAACATAAAATATAAAAAAGAAAACTGTTAACAAATGATTGTCATCTGTTAGCAGTTTTTTGTATTTAGCGAAGAAGCGGAAGACTTCCTGTTAGTTTATTGACCAGTTTCTTGTTGCCATAAATGGCAATTCCAAAATAGGTAAAATCATCTTCTAAAGTCTGACTTGCTTTTTCTATATATTCATCATAGACATTACAGCTTTGAGCCACATCAGAGAAATCAACAACAATTAATTCTTTAAAATCAGGAAGATAAAGCTGCTGTCTGATTTGTTTTATTTTGTCCTGTGTTGTTTTTAAAATAGGGACTGGTGTTGTGATAATACCAAGATGAGGATGCTGACTTTTATCAAGCACTGTGACTCCAACTGTTTCAGGAATATATTTACCAAGGGTAATTCCCATAATCCCCGCCGTATTAGCAAGAATTCCCAAAGGCAGTTCTTCATTTAAAACCATGACACATTTTTCATTTTGTATATTCATTCGTTATTTTCTCCTTTTCTCTATTTTCTGATAAGAATAAACCAGTCAATGTGAAAATGATACCTAAAATAGTCATCGTTGTCATTTTTTCATGTAATATTAAAGTTGATGTAACAGCAGTTATGACTGGAACAATATAAATATAAACACTTGTTTTCACTGATCCTAAAATTCTGACTGCTAAATTCCAAGTCACAAAACAAAGTGCTGAAGCACCTACCCCTAAAAACAATAAGTTTAAAAAGTTGACTGGCATCATGACTTGCGAGATATTTACATCAAATCCCATTAGGAATGTAAGTGGCAACATAAATAATAAGCCATAAAAGAATGTACGTCTTGTTGTTTGGATAATATGATGATGAAAACTTGCCAGTTTCTTTGTAAGAGTAGAATAAGCTGCCCAGATTATAGCAGCGATAATGGCTAAGCAATCTCCTAAAGGATTGAATTGTAACTGTGAATCGCTAAAACTAATCAGATAGATACCTATCATCGCAATGATAAAGCCAATAAAAAAACGGATACCAGGCTTTTTTTCATGCAAGAAAAGACATGCAAAGATAACTATGAAAAAAGGTGCAATAGAAATAATCACGCCAACATTAGAGGCAAGTGTATAAGTTAAAGCAATATTTTCAAACAGATAATAGAGTGTAATCCCACATAATCCCGCAGCTATAAAATAAAATTCTTCTATTTTGTGAGTTATTTTGAGTTGATGAGGATAAATACACCATAGAACAATATATCCAATCAAAAAACGAATAAAAAGAATTTCAATAGGAGTTAAAACATTGAGAAGAACTTTTGTTGAAATAAAAGTTGTTCCCCAAATAAAAATGGTTATAAAAGCTGCGAAATGTCCTAAGGTTATCTTATTTTTCATAGTTTGATTCCTTTTTCTTGGATAGGCTCTTCATGAATAAAAATCTTTTGATATTGCTTAGGCGTTAAACCTATAAATTCCTTAAAAAAGTGTGTGAAATGACTTTGATCAGTAAATCCAGTCATATAAGCAACATCAATCGGTAATATCCCTTGTTCCAAGAATTTCTTTGCTTTATCAAGACGTACAGTTTGTAAATAACGATAAGGTGATAATCCAATTTGTTTTGTAAAAGAACGCAATAAATAAGATTTTCCAAAATGAGTCATTGTTAATAAATCATCAAGCGTTATATTTTCGGCAAAATGTTCATCAATATAAGTACATATATTTTTGATTTGATCATTAGGTTCAATATCATTCATATCAAAGTCTGTTGCATATTCTTGTAAAAGAAGTTCAATCAGAAAGAAAAAGGCTTCTTCTTTTTCTAATTTAGGGGCATGATGGACAATTGCATCATATAAATCACCAATTGATTGGGTCATATCACTTTGATAAATAACATTTTGAGTAAAATGAGGCATATAGGCATGACCAGTTATTTCTTCAACCGCTTTTAGCATAATATCTGGATTGATATTAACAGCACGATAATCTAATATTTCACCATTTACAGGGGCACAAAAGTGATTATCATGAGGATTAAAAATAAGTAAATCACCAGCCGTGACTTCATAATTTTGACCTTTGCAACAAAGATGGCGTTTGCCACCTTCAACAAAACCAATCACATAATATTCATGGAAATGATTGGGAAACTTTTGGACAATTCCACTGAGGTTATAAGCTTCGATAGCTAAGTCACGATCATAATAGACATGACGTTGTTCTTGTATTTGTGACATTGTTATTTCCTCCTTGTTTGTTATTTTATCATGATTTTTGATTGTTTTCTTGTATGATGTGACACAATGTAAAAAATCTCTCAAAAGAGAGATTAAAAGCTTAAATGTGCTTTGATTTTTCTAAACAGGATTGTTGATGTGATTGCTGAAGAGACTTCAGCAATTGGGAAACACAACCAAATTAGATTGATATTTCCTGTTAATGATAAAAGATATGCACAAGGTAATAAGACAAATAATTGTCTGATTAATGAAGTTAATAAACTATATGTACCTTTTCCAACGGCTTGAAAAACTGCACTACAAACAATCGAGTAGCCAGCAAAAATAAAATGAATTGCAATAATTCTTAATGCTGGTGTTCCAATTTGTATCATAGCTTCAGAAGCATTAAAGAAACTGAGTAAGACTTGCGGAATAGATTCAAATAAGATCACTCCAATGAGCATCATACCTGTTGCATAAATCATAGCGAGTTTTATTGTATCAAACATACGTTTACTTTGTTTTGCTCCTAAGTTATAAGCAATAATTGGAATCATACCATTATTTAATCCAAAGACTGGCATAAAGACAAAACTTTGTAGTTTGAAGTAAACCCCAAAGACAGCTGTTGCAGTTGTCGAAAATCCAATCAAGATTGTGTTCATTCCAAATGTCATCACACTTCCAATGGATTGCATAATAATTGATGGAATACCAACAGAATAGATTTGTTTAATAATCTGGAAATTGGGTTTAAATGATTTCCATTGGAACTGAATATCATGATTAAACTTTAAATTAAAGAAAAGGGCTAATAGACAGGCGATAATCTGACCTGTAACAGTTGCAATAGCGGCTCCTGCAACACCCATTTTAGGCATTCCAAATAACCCGAAAATAAAAATAGGATCTAATATAATATTGATGATTGCACCAAGTCCTTGAGTAATCATTGTATGAACTGTTCTTCCAGTCGCCTGTAAAAGTCTTTCAAATAAGAATTGACTAAACAAACCAATTGAACATCCTACGACAATCATAGAATACTGTGTACCAGCCGTTACAATTTCAGTGTTACTTGTCTGGACAGTGAAGAAGAGATGAGAAAGAGTCAGTCCACCAATCATAAAAATCAAAGCAGTCACGAGAAAAATAAAGACTGAATTGGTTGCTGTATGATTGACATGATCTTGATTTTTTTCACCTAAGCTTCTCGATAATAATGCATTAACGCCGACTGCAGTTCCACCTGCAAAAGCAATCATTAGATTTTGCAGTGGAAAGGCCAAAGAGACGGCAGTTAATGCATTCTCACTAATTTGTGCAACAAAGATACTATCAACAACGTTGTACATTGCCTGTACTAACATTGAGATAATCATTGGTAATGACATGGATATAAGAAGTTTGTTAACGGGCATAGTGCCCATTTTATTTTCTTGCGCCATTACTTATCTCCCTGTTGAAACAACTCAACAATAATATCAGCAACTTTTTCAATTCCTAAATCACTATTGATTGTTAAATCAAAATTCTTTAATTGACCCCATTTTTTTGTTGTATAGTAATTGTAATAATTACTTCTTCTTTTATCTTTTTTCATAACATACTTTTTAAAATCATCTTGTTCTTCTTTATAGTCTTCTCGAACACGTCTGATTCGTGATTCTAAAGGTGCGTGAACAAAAATTGTGAAGACATCATCATAATCTTCTAAAATATAATCTGCACATCCATTGACAATAATACAAGAATCATGTTGGGCTAAATGACGAATAATCTTTGATTGCATTGCAAAGACTTGATCGTTTAATGGTAAAGTAAAAGCTGAAGATGACATTGTATACATAAAACTTGATGTTTTTTCTTCAGATGCCTTACGTATTGTATCTACATCTATTCCAAGTTCCTTAGCAGCAATATCAATAACTTCATTATCATAATAAACGAGTCCTAATTTCTCAGCAACTCTTTGAGCGATTAAACGTCCTCCAGATCCATATTCTCTGGCAATCGTCATAATTCTAGGCATAAAACATTCCCCCTTTACAATTCTATTCTAACATAAATCAAAAAATGATGACATTATTTTCACAAGATAAAATTATTGTTTTTATTTAGACAAATTTGTATAATAGAAGAACAAAGGAGAAAAGCAATGGAATTTCATGTTTTAGCAAGTGGATCAAAAGGTAATGCAACGTTTGTTTACGAAGATGGCTGTGGCATCTTAATAGACTGTGGTATTACACGTAAACAGTTATTATTTAAACTTCAAAATTTAGGATTTAAAGAGGAAGATATTACTTATGTTTTTTTAACACATGATCATTATGATCATAACAAGAATATTCATATATTTGATCAAGATAAGTTGTATACAGCCAAAAAAAATGTTGAAAGTATTGATGAATATCATACGCTTATTCCTTATCAACATAGACAGTTTGGGAAATTTGATGTATTGACTTTAAAAACATCGCATGATGCAAGTGATCCTATTGGATTTGTCATTTCAACAAATGAGACTTTGCTTTATATGACAGATACTGGATATGTATCACAAAAGAATCGAAAATATATGAATAATTTAAATTACTATATTATAGAAAGTAATCATGATATTGAAATGTTAATGGCTACAAAACGTCCTATGTTTTTAAAAAATCGTATTTTAAATGATGTAGGTCATCTTAATAATGAATATAGTGCAAGATTAATGAGTGAGATGATTGGTGAAAATACTAAAGAAATTGTATTAGCGCATTTATCTCAAGAAGCCAATACACCTGAAAAAGCATTAGAAACATATCAGTTTATTTTTCAAGAACAAAATATAAAATTTAATCATATTAAAGTCGCAAGCCAAG from Candidatus Stoquefichus sp. SB1 includes these protein-coding regions:
- a CDS encoding PTS system mannose/fructose/sorbose family transporter subunit IID; protein product: MAEKIALSKKDRLAVAWRHQFLQGSWNYERMQNGGWCYSIIPAIKKLYPQKEEQVAALKRHLEFYNTHPYVSAPVMGVTLALEEERANGAEINDQAIQGVKVGMMGPLAGVGDPVFWFTLRPILGALGASLALSGSIVGPLLFFFAWNIIRMAFIWYTQEFGYKVGTSIAQDLSGGLLGKITQGASILGMFIIGALVQRWVSISFTPVVSRVVQSDGAFIDWSKIQAGADGIKSALEQFATLGANGLNVEKVTTLQQNLDQLIPGLAALLLTLLCCWLLKKKVSPIVIIVALFIVGVLARLVGIM
- a CDS encoding DUF956 family protein, yielding MVQSLNTKVDFTIEATSYLGIASYGKVIVGDKAFEFYNEKNMRDYIQIPWEEVDYIMASVMFKGKWIPRFAIVTKNNGRFTFSTRNNKALLRSVNHYIESERLVRSLSFFQVIQRGIKNIFMRKHKI
- a CDS encoding DUF2000 domain-containing protein, producing MNIQNEKCVMVLNEELPLGILANTAGIMGITLGKYIPETVGVTVLDKSQHPHLGIITTPVPILKTTQDKIKQIRQQLYLPDFKELIVVDFSDVAQSCNVYDEYIEKASQTLEDDFTYFGIAIYGNKKLVNKLTGSLPLLR
- a CDS encoding DMT family transporter; amino-acid sequence: MKNKITLGHFAAFITIFIWGTTFISTKVLLNVLTPIEILFIRFLIGYIVLWCIYPHQLKITHKIEEFYFIAAGLCGITLYYLFENIALTYTLASNVGVIISIAPFFIVIFACLFLHEKKPGIRFFIGFIIAMIGIYLISFSDSQLQFNPLGDCLAIIAAIIWAAYSTLTKKLASFHHHIIQTTRRTFFYGLLFMLPLTFLMGFDVNISQVMMPVNFLNLLFLGVGASALCFVTWNLAVRILGSVKTSVYIYIVPVITAVTSTLILHEKMTTMTILGIIFTLTGLFLSENREKEKITNEYTK
- a CDS encoding AraC family transcriptional regulator — encoded protein: MSQIQEQRHVYYDRDLAIEAYNLSGIVQKFPNHFHEYYVIGFVEGGKRHLCCKGQNYEVTAGDLLIFNPHDNHFCAPVNGEILDYRAVNINPDIMLKAVEEITGHAYMPHFTQNVIYQSDMTQSIGDLYDAIVHHAPKLEKEEAFFFLIELLLQEYATDFDMNDIEPNDQIKNICTYIDEHFAENITLDDLLTMTHFGKSYLLRSFTKQIGLSPYRYLQTVRLDKAKKFLEQGILPIDVAYMTGFTDQSHFTHFFKEFIGLTPKQYQKIFIHEEPIQEKGIKL
- a CDS encoding MATE family efflux transporter, which gives rise to MAQENKMGTMPVNKLLISMSLPMIISMLVQAMYNVVDSIFVAQISENALTAVSLAFPLQNLMIAFAGGTAVGVNALLSRSLGEKNQDHVNHTATNSVFIFLVTALIFMIGGLTLSHLFFTVQTSNTEIVTAGTQYSMIVVGCSIGLFSQFLFERLLQATGRTVHTMITQGLGAIINIILDPIFIFGLFGMPKMGVAGAAIATVTGQIIACLLALFFNLKFNHDIQFQWKSFKPNFQIIKQIYSVGIPSIIMQSIGSVMTFGMNTILIGFSTTATAVFGVYFKLQSFVFMPVFGLNNGMIPIIAYNLGAKQSKRMFDTIKLAMIYATGMMLIGVILFESIPQVLLSFFNASEAMIQIGTPALRIIAIHFIFAGYSIVCSAVFQAVGKGTYSLLTSLIRQLFVLLPCAYLLSLTGNINLIWLCFPIAEVSSAITSTILFRKIKAHLSF
- a CDS encoding cytidylate kinase-like family protein; its protein translation is MPRIMTIAREYGSGGRLIAQRVAEKLGLVYYDNEVIDIAAKELGIDVDTIRKASEEKTSSFMYTMSSSAFTLPLNDQVFAMQSKIIRHLAQHDSCIIVNGCADYILEDYDDVFTIFVHAPLESRIRRVREDYKEEQDDFKKYVMKKDKRRSNYYNYYTTKKWGQLKNFDLTINSDLGIEKVADIIVELFQQGDK
- a CDS encoding MBL fold metallo-hydrolase, with the protein product MEFHVLASGSKGNATFVYEDGCGILIDCGITRKQLLFKLQNLGFKEEDITYVFLTHDHYDHNKNIHIFDQDKLYTAKKNVESIDEYHTLIPYQHRQFGKFDVLTLKTSHDASDPIGFVISTNETLLYMTDTGYVSQKNRKYMNNLNYYIIESNHDIEMLMATKRPMFLKNRILNDVGHLNNEYSARLMSEMIGENTKEIVLAHLSQEANTPEKALETYQFIFQEQNIKFNHIKVASQVDVVSGGKYEN